From the genome of Deltaproteobacteria bacterium CG11_big_fil_rev_8_21_14_0_20_49_13:
ATGAAAGCGTCTTATTTTCGGAGGCAAGCGCGCTTGCCGTAACGTGGGCCACCATATAACCCGAATTGATACCGGCGTCTTTCACAAGATATTTTACCGGTAGATCCCCCTGCTTCGGATTGATCATCTGTTCGATGCGGCGTTCTGAAATGTTACCAAGCGCCGTGATAGCTGTTGCCAATGCATCACAGGCAATACCGATAGAAGTTCCGTGAAAATTGCCGCCGGAGATGATATCGCGCCCGAATATCAAGGGGTTGTCGGTACAACTTGAAAGCTCGCGTTCAATTATACCTTTGGCAAATTTCAAGGTATCTACGACCGCCCCATGCACCTGCGGCACGCATCTCATTGAGTAGGGGTCCTGAACGCGCGAACATCCTTTATGTGATGCTATTATCTTGCTTCCGGAAACGAGTCCGCGAACGAATTCCGATACCTCTTTATGCCCTTCCTGCGGTCTAACGTTGGCGATCCGTTCGTCGAACGGCCTATCGCTTCCGCGAAGCCCTTCGAGCGTAAGCGCCGTAGCAGAATTTGCATGCTCAATAAGAACTTCGGCATCGCGAAGAGCTATGACCGCCACCGCAAGCGAACCTTGTATCCCATTGATAAGCGACAACCCCTCCTTCGCCTTGAGCTTCAGTCCACCGTCTATTAGGGCAAGCGCCAAGTGAGCCAAAGGTGCAAGGTCGCCGGACGCTCCAACGGAACCTTGAGAAGGGATCTTGGGAATGTTTCCATCATTAACATAGTTAACGAGGAACTCTAATACTTCATAACGAACGCCTGAATACCCCATCGCCAAAACGTTGACACGAAGCAACATGATAAGCCTTACTATATCGTCAGAAAAGAGCTCTCCAACACCGCAGGCATGGCTCCTGACCAGATTGTATTGAAGGGCGTCTAACTTGTCGTCCGGTATCCTTGTGTTTGCAAGGCTACCGAACCCCGTGTTGATGCCATAGTGAGGCTTTCCGTCATTCAGGCACTCCTCAACCACTTGTCTAGACGCCGCCATCCTTGTTTTTACCGAAGGATGAATGGAAATATGCGTTGGTTTTTCGATCCAGGCCCAAACTTTTTCCAACGTTAAGGGTTTATCGCCGATAATGAAGTTCATAGGGTCTTTTTGTGCAATAGAGTTCTATCAATGTCAAATACAATTGCCTTTCTATAAATTTTAACGTTGCCTAAGCATTTTAATTGGTCTATATAATCGGCCGAGGTTCGTGAGAATGCCAAAAAAGCTAAAAAAATCAGTGACAAAACCAAAGGTCAAGGTCAGGGCAAAGACTAAAGTGAAGGTCAAAGCAAAGCCCAAGGTCCAGGCCAAGGCTAAGATAAAGATAAAGATAAAAGCCAGAGCGCTTAAGCCCATTAAAAAGACAAAACCTGCTAAAAAGGCCAAATCGGCAACCAGAAAGTTAAGCCTTAAACGCGAACTTTTGTTGGAAGAAAAACTAAGATCTAAAAAGCAAAAGGGTGTAAAGCGTCCCCATAAGGTTGCCCTTCCTGAACTTAAACCGAAAGTTGCGGATAAAGAGCCGAACGGCGGCGAACTGCTTGTCGGCGAGGCAAAGTTTCAATTAGGCCCCAAACAGAATGCCGGCGAATTTCAGGCGCACAACATCCCCTTCGAATACGGAAAGAACAGGATAGTCCTTCTTATAGTGGACCCCAAGTTCGTATTTATCTACTGGGAGGTCCAGTCCGACAGAATGCATGAGGCTGTCTCAAAGATAGGCCACAATGCAAAGCTGACGCTCCGCTTTAAGAACCTTGAAACCAACAATGTATGGGACGTCTCCATCTATGAACGGGTCGGCAACTGGTATCTTAAGCTCGACCACCCCGAACAAAGGCTCGCCGTTGATGTAGGAATGAAGAACGATCGCGGCGATTTTTATTCGCTGGCCACATCCAACACGATGAAGCTTCCGCGGGCAGGATTGGCTCCGCGCGGGCCTATTAAATGGATGCTCGTTCTCCCCACAGGCGAAAAGCTCATCACAGAAGTGGAAGAATATACCGACGCCGACCTTGAGCTCCTTAAAAAGATTCTCGGACCCTATTTCTTCGATCTCCTGCGCAAGGGAAAGTTCTCCACGATCGTAGGCTCCAGCGCGGAACATGTATTCACAGAGATAGAAGAGATACGGGCACCTTCGATCTCATCATAAATATGACAAAAGGTTTTCTATCATTCGTTCTGCACGCGCACCTTCCCTATGTCCGTCATCCCGAACACGACGATTTTCTGGAAGAGAGATGGTTCTACGAGGCGATAACCGAGACATATGTGCCGCTCCTCACCATGATGGACGGTCTTGAGCGCGACAATGTCTACTTTCGACTTACGATGAGCCTTACCCCGCCGCTCCTCTCGATGATGACCGATCCTCTACTTCAGGATCGCTATGTAAGGCATATTAAAAGACTTGTTGAACTCGCCGAAAAAGAGGTGTGGCGCACGGGAAGCCAGCCGGAATTCAACCGCACTGCCCACATGTACCTAAATAAGTTCCGCCACGCCCGCCGGATGTTCGAAGAAAAGTACGGCAGAAATCTTATAAACGGCTTCAAACATTTTCAGGATATCGCTTCACTTGAAATAATCACCTGCGGCGCAACGCACGGATTCCTTCCCTTACTTCGGGTTTCTCCGGAGGCGGTCAAGGGACAGATCGAAATGGCCGTGAGACATTACACAGACCATTTCGGACGAGCGCCCCGCGGGATCTGGCTCCCCGAATGCGGATATTTCCCGGGTTTAGACGACGTCCTTGCCAGATACGGTATCAAGTTCTTCTTTGTCGACAGCCATGCGATAATCCATGCCGACAGCCGGCCCAAATACGGGGTCTATTCTCCGCTCTATTGCCCTTCCGGAATTGCGGCGTTCGGACGCGACTATGAATCGAGCAAGCAGGTTTGGAGCGCACAGGAAGGTTATCCGGGAGATGGCTGCTACCGCGATTTTTACCGCGACATAGGATTTGACCTCGACTTTGAATATATTAAACCGTACATCCACCGCGACGGCATAAGGATAATGACCGGCGTCAAGTACCACAAGATAACCGGTAAGACCAGCCACAAAGAACCCTATGACCCGCACGCGGCATGGGAAAAAACGGCTGAGCACGCGGGGAACTTCGTCTTCAACCGCGTAAAGCAGGCCGAGTACCTTTGCAACGTCATGAACCGCCAGCCAATAATCGTTGCCCCCTATGACGCCGAGCTCTACGGCCACTGGTGGTATGAAGGCATCGACTGGCTAAATTTCGTCATCAGAAAAATGGCCTGTGATCAGGACGTGGTGAAGCTGATCACGCCTCTCGAGTTCCTGCAGATATACCCGAAGAACCAGATGGCCTACCCTTCCGAATCCTCTTGGGGGAATAAGGGCTATGCCGATGTCTGGTGCAACCAGTCGAACGACTGGATCTACCGCCACCTCCACGAGGCGGCATGGAGAATAACGGAGCTCGCCCGCAAGTTCCAAAACCCCGACGATAACTTGCGCCGGACGCTAAACCAGATGGCGCGAGAGCTTTTGCTGGCGCAATCTT
Proteins encoded in this window:
- a CDS encoding glycoside hydrolase, whose protein sequence is MTKGFLSFVLHAHLPYVRHPEHDDFLEERWFYEAITETYVPLLTMMDGLERDNVYFRLTMSLTPPLLSMMTDPLLQDRYVRHIKRLVELAEKEVWRTGSQPEFNRTAHMYLNKFRHARRMFEEKYGRNLINGFKHFQDIASLEIITCGATHGFLPLLRVSPEAVKGQIEMAVRHYTDHFGRAPRGIWLPECGYFPGLDDVLARYGIKFFFVDSHAIIHADSRPKYGVYSPLYCPSGIAAFGRDYESSKQVWSAQEGYPGDGCYRDFYRDIGFDLDFEYIKPYIHRDGIRIMTGVKYHKITGKTSHKEPYDPHAAWEKTAEHAGNFVFNRVKQAEYLCNVMNRQPIIVAPYDAELYGHWWYEGIDWLNFVIRKMACDQDVVKLITPLEFLQIYPKNQMAYPSESSWGNKGYADVWCNQSNDWIYRHLHEAAWRITELARKFQNPDDNLRRTLNQMARELLLAQSSDWAFIMNSGTMVEYAVKRTKEHIFRFNKLYDDILNLRLDMNFVSELEWKDNIFPNIDYKIYG
- a CDS encoding histidine ammonia-lyase, translated to MNFIIGDKPLTLEKVWAWIEKPTHISIHPSVKTRMAASRQVVEECLNDGKPHYGINTGFGSLANTRIPDDKLDALQYNLVRSHACGVGELFSDDIVRLIMLLRVNVLAMGYSGVRYEVLEFLVNYVNDGNIPKIPSQGSVGASGDLAPLAHLALALIDGGLKLKAKEGLSLINGIQGSLAVAVIALRDAEVLIEHANSATALTLEGLRGSDRPFDERIANVRPQEGHKEVSEFVRGLVSGSKIIASHKGCSRVQDPYSMRCVPQVHGAVVDTLKFAKGIIERELSSCTDNPLIFGRDIISGGNFHGTSIGIACDALATAITALGNISERRIEQMINPKQGDLPVKYLVKDAGINSGYMVAHVTASALASENKTLSFPASADSITTSAGQEDFVSMAMWAARKLRQVVSNTEKIVAIEFLSAAQAIDMQEERLSPGLGTKKIYELIRSEVSTLITDRALYKDIEMMLVIMNKGWESAHLVRE